One Babesia bovis T2Bo chromosome 4 map unlocalized Chr4_1, whole genome shotgun sequence genomic window carries:
- a CDS encoding Ribosomal L27 family protein — protein sequence MRLHILSFVSVFVINVVCSFGWRFPVFVSVYRPMNPPEGFRLLAHKTGTGSTKNGRDSNPKFLGIKKSHNSFAFIGNIIVRQRGAKFKCGIGTKMGRDHTIYAATNGRVQILNHRVSVLDLSAERDMLSRHTSSSYFMQPTLYTLSQLWTDKADKVNK from the exons ATGCGACTTCATATATTGTCTTTTGTCAGTGTATTTGTTATAAATGTAGTGTGCTCATTCGGATGGCGGTTTCCGGTATTCGTCTCGGTCTATAGACCTATGAATCCTCCAGAAGG ATTTCGCTTATTAGCGCACAAAACCGGTACTGGAAGTACGAAGAATGGAAGAGATTCTAACCCAAAGTTTTTGGGTATTAAGAAGAGCCATAACAGTTTTGCCTTCATTGGCAACATAATTGTACGCCAGCGCGGTGCTAAATTCAAGTGTGGAATTG GTACTAAAATGGGCCGTGACCATACCATATATGCTGCAACGAACGGCCGAGTGCAAATATTGAACCATCGTGTATCGGTACTAGATCTCAGTGCTGAGCGTGATATGCTCTCCCGACATACTTCTAGTAGTTATTTTATGCAGCCAACATTATATACGCTAAGTCAGCTCTGGACTGATAAAGC
- a CDS encoding putative integral membrane protein, with product MLYFGYQERHCYYCFKQSNTSCINFVYIKSPKVAISPMSFGYLFRGICNFIIAHYLYWNSLLFQWLRGRFYLYYP from the coding sequence ATGCTATATTTTGGCTATCAGGAAAGGCATTGCTATTATTGCTTCAAGCAATCAAATACCTCATGCATCAattttgtgtatatcaAGTCTCCAAAGGTGGCTATTTCTCCAATGTCCTTTGGATATTTGTTTAGGGGAATTTGTAATTTTATCATCGCACACTATTTATATTGGAATTCTCTCCTGTTTCAATGGCTTAGGGGAAGGTTTTACTTGTATTACCCGTGA
- a CDS encoding putative dihydrolipoamide dehydrogenase: protein MMHSKYTCRLYKLVRGFSSATHKYDLAVIGGGPGGYTTAIKAAQYGLKVACIDRRTTLGGTCLNVGCIPSKCLLNTSHHYKASHDGIAGIKFTNVEFNHGQTMSSKAKILKTLDAGIKGLFKKNGVDYISGHGTLKSANEIQIEGGETVSAKNIIIATGSEVTTFPGDALKIDGKRIISSDEALVLDEVPKEMVVIGGGAIGLELASVWSRLGAKVTIVEYANNLCHTMDHDVSVAIKKIVEKQGINILLSTKVLGGEVKDDCAVITAEKDGEKIELKGDVVLLAMGRRPYTKNLGLEELGIKTERGYIVVDEMLRVPNYENISAIGDVIAGPMLAHKAEEDGSIALGHILGKDLGHINWDHIPMVIYTHPEVAGIGKSEQVLKSNGIEYKKATFPFAANSRARIAGDVDGFVKILADKDNKILGGWIVGPHASELIGQITIMMACGLTTVDVAKVCFAHPTVSEALKEACMAVHHKATHF, encoded by the exons ATGATGCATTCCAAATATACGTGCCGACTGTATAAACTCGTGAGAGGATTTAGTTCTGCTACTCACAA GTATGATTTAGCTGTTATTGGAGGCGGTCCTGGAGGCTACACCACCGCAATTAAGGCCGCACAATATGGTCTGAAAGTTGCTTGCATCGACCGAAGAACTACTCTTGGAGGCACATGTCTCAACGTTGGTTGCATCCCCTCAAAATGCCTGCTTAACACATCACATCATTACAAG GCTTCTCATGATGGCATCGCCGGTATAAAGTTCACTAATGTTGAATTTAATCACGGTCAAACCATGAGCTCCAAAGCCAAAATCCTTAAGACACTAGATGCTGGTATTAAAGGGTTGTTCAAGAAAAATGGAGTTGACTACATAAGTGGACACGGAACCCTGAAGTCTGCAAACGAGATACAGATAGAAGGTGGTGAAACTGTCTCGGCGAAGAATATTATCATTGCTACCGGTTCGGAAGTCACGACATTTCCCGGAGATGCCCTCAAAATTGATGGCAAACGCATCATCAGTTCTGATGAGGCATTAGTACTCGATGAGGTGCCTAAGGAAATGGTAGTTATTGGTGGTGGTGCCATTGGTCTTGAGTTGGCATCGGTGTGGAGCAGGCTTGGTGCAAAGGTCACCATAGTAGAATATGCAAATAATCTTTGTCACACAATG GATCATGATGTCTCAGTAGCCATCAAAAAGATTGTGGAAAAACAAGGCATCAATATTTTACTAAGCACAAAAGTGCTTGGTGGAGAGGTTAAAGACGATTGTGCAGTTATTACGGCAGAAAAGGATGGAGAAAAGATAGAATTGAAGGGAGATGTTGTGCTATTAGCTATGGGACGAAGACCATATACGAAAAATCTGGGTTTGGAAGAACTCGGTATCAAAACCGAGCGGGGCTACATCGTTGTAGATGAAATGCTTCGCGTACCCAATTACGAAAATATCAGTGCCATCGGTGACGTTATAGCGGGCCCGATGTTAGCACATAAAGCTGAGGAAGACGGTTCTATTGCCTTAGGCCATATTTTGGGCAAAGATTTAGGACACATTAACTGGGATCATATTCCAATGGTAATATATACGCATCCAGAGGTTGCAGGTATAGGCAAAAGTGAACAGGTATTAAAATCTAACGGTATCGAATACAAGAAGGCAACATTCCCTTTTGCAGCGAATTCGAGGGCCAGAATAGCGGGAGATGTTGATGGATTTGTCAAGATATTGGCTGACAAGGACAACAAGATACTTGGAGGATGGATTGTAGGACCACATGCAAGTGAACTGATAGGACAAATAACCATAATGATGGCTTGTGGACTGACAACTGTCGACGTTGCCAAAGTTTGCTTCGCCCATCCAACAGTGTCAGAAGCGTTAAAGGAAGCCTGTATGGCAGTGCATCACAAAGCTACCCATTTTTAA
- a CDS encoding Ring finger domain family protein, producing MDPDGDLLAKINKYFEFTPVEGREYARNSHKKESISFNRMFTRVPPSQDVITISTDSSNSDLSDSDRETIYQPECIICSESFADRSDIGIPIHCLHLFCYECIKKWSRRTNVCPICKKEFIELGRIKWKKFLAFVSSTGPRKHLRLRSSKHVRIKNFRALRTIVQGCLSSIPWQREIIPRKLPTQDGEDNHEGCEICHLDDHWDCLLLCDSCNLGYHTYCLDPPLSSVPSGDWFCKMCLEFPIPSRDEAQVLVTSDDIRSRTAVSDSVRPGVSNRSNDSYRIAERTFPLCELDDRVNENSHENDYNPVDEIATQDRNYNSVPDNVSNNAVLIQHDGVTGEGSNSTVSRDLDGYLYGLYAMSNDQPANQTDISYMSHSIPSYNSFEDKRSQYENISSQSFGINTYWINSPMSELNRNGRSTCNGGSQPQNWDTNAVHLGTPTDVPGSSQDDVLTNTLSAIGEYVSSTSGCLTDNTTRSPDFNRFAFDTHSLESHGVMESPTGSVQVANANATERPDRSVSFVYRYRTMMDRTASTRRIETMPRHFTYSDY from the coding sequence ATGGACCCGGATGGCGATTTGTTGGCCAAAATCAACAAATATTTTGAATTTACTCCCGTGGAAGGTCGTGAATATGCTAGAAATTCACATAAAAAGGAGTCTATTTCATTCAACCGCATGTTCACACGTGTTCCTCCATCGCAAGATGTTATAACCATATCTACTGATTCAAGTAATTCTGACTTATCGGACAGCGATCGTGAAACAATATACCAGCCAGAGTGTATCATATGTAGTGAGTCATTTGCTGATAGGTCTGACATTGGGATACCGATTCATTGTCTACACTTGTTTTGTTATGAGTGTATAAAAAAGTGGTCTCGTCGAACAAATGTCTGCCCAATTTGCAAGAAAGAGTTCATAGAACTTGGTCGAATCAAATGGAAGAAGTTCCTTGCTTTCGTATCGTCAACTGGGCCAAGGAAGCATCTTCGTCTACGTTCGTCGAAGCATGTGAGAATAAAGAATTTTAGAGCATTAAGAACTATAGTTCAGGGATGCTTATCGTCCATACCATGGCAACGTGAAATTATCCCTCGGAAGCTTCCCACACAAGACGGTGAGGATAACCACGAAGGTTGCGAAATTTGTCATTTGGATGACCACTGGGATTGTTTATTGTTATGTGATAGTTGTAACCTTGGGTATCATACATATTGTTTGGATCCACCCCTTTCTTCTGTTCCTTCGGGGGATTGGTTTTGTAAGATGTGTTTAGAATTCCCTATACCTTCGCGTGATGAGGCTCAGGTGTTAGTAACATCAGATGATATTAGAAGTCGTACAGCAGTTTCGGATTCAGTGCGCCCAGGTGTTTCGAACCGTTCAAATGATTCTTACCGTATTGCTGAACGGACTTTTCCCCTTTGTGAATTAGATGATAGGGTGAACGAGAATTCGCATGAGAATGATTATAATCCTGTCGACGAAATCGCCACTCAGGATCGCAATTATAATAGTGTACCAGATAATGTTTCCAACAATGCAGTTTTAATACAACATGACGGTGTGACTGGTGAAGGTTCAAATTCTACGGTATCACGGGACCTTGATGGATATTTATATGGTTTATACGCCATGTCAAATGATCAGCCTGCTAACCAAACGGACATATCCTATATGTCTCACTCCATCCCGTCATATAATTCATTTGAGGATAAGAGGTCACAGTATGAGAATATTTCTTCACAATCTTTTGGCATTAACACCTATTGGATAAACTCGCCCATGTCTGAACTTAATAGGAATGGAAGATCTACATGTAATGGTGGTTCTCAGCCTCAAAATTGGGATACTAATGCTGTCCATCTCGGAACACCGACGGATGTTCCTGGTTCATCCCAGGATGATGTCTTGACTAATACTTTAAGTGCTATTGGTGAATATGTCAGTAGCACATCGGGATGTCTGACTGATAATACCACTAGGTCTCCTGATTTTAATAGATTTGCATTTGATACCCACTCTTTAGAAAGTCATGGCGTTATGGAGTCACCTACTGGCAGCGTTCAAGTGGCAAATGCTAATGCCACTGAAAGACCGGATCGTAGCGTATCGTTTGTGTATAGATATCGCACAATGATGGATAGGACTGCCTCTACCAGGAGGATAGAAACTATGCCACGACATTTCACCTACAGCGACTATTAA